Proteins encoded by one window of Pseudochaenichthys georgianus chromosome 9, fPseGeo1.2, whole genome shotgun sequence:
- the mef2cb gene encoding myocyte enhancer factor 2cb isoform X3 has product MGRKKIQITRIMDERNRQVTFTKRKFGLMKKAYELSVLCDCEIALIIFNSTNKLFQYASTDMDKVLLKYTEYNEPHESRTNSDIVETLRKKGLNGCDSPDPDADDSVGHSPESEDKYRKINEDIDLMISRQRLCALSKKENKGGESPELESTLILTPRTEEKYKQINEEFDHMIQTHKIPQAVPQSNYDMSVSIPISNQNNLIYSHPGGSLGNHNLLPLAHHGLQRNSMSPGVTHRPPSAGGLMGADLTTGAGTSAGNGYGNHRNSPGLLVSPGGMNKNMQAKSPPPMNLGMNNRKPDLRVLIPPGVKNNMPSINQRINNSQSAQSLATPVVSVATPTLPGQGMGGYPSAISTSYEYSLNSADLSSLSGFNSGSSLHLGSMSGWQQQHLQNMQHSALGQLGNCSNSHLCQGSNLSLPSAQSLHIKSEPVSPPRDRTSSTGCYGGVPQPQNPSSRLDSGRSPVDSLSSCSSSHEGSDRDEHRNEFHSPLGLTRPSLDERESPSIKRVRMSEGWAT; this is encoded by the exons ATGGGGAGGAAAAAGATTCAGATCACGCGGATTATGGATGAACGCAACAGACAG GTGACATTTACAAAGCGAAAGTTTGGCCTGATGAAGAAGGCGTATGAGCTGAGTGTGCTGTGTGACTGTGAGATTGCCCTGATCATCTTCAATAGCACCAACAAGCTGTTCCAGTATGCCAGCACAGACATGGACAAGGTCCTGCTTAAATACACCGAGTACAACGAGCCCCATGAGAGCAGGACCAACTCCGATATTGTGGAG ACATTGAGAAAGAAGGGCCTAAACGGCTGTGACAGCCCAGACCCCGACGCAGACGACTCAGTCGGCCACAGCCCCGAGTCCGAGGACAAGTACAGGAAAATAAACGAGGAcattgatctgatgatcagcaGACAGAGACTTTGT GCATTAAGCAAGAAGGAGAACAAAGGCGGCGAAAGCCCGGAGCTCGAGTCTACTCTCATCCTCACCCCACGCACAGAGGAGAAATACAAACAGATTAATGAGGAGTTTGATCACATGATTCAAACTCATAAGATACCT cagGCCGTGCCCCAATCGAACTATGACATGTCTGTGTCCATTCCTATTAGCAACCAGAACAATCTCATTTACAGCCATCCTGGTGGTTCCCTTGGCAACCACAACCTGTTGCCACTTGCGCACCATGGCCTACAGAGAAACAGCATGTCCCCCGGAGTTACACACAGACCCCCCAGTGCAG GTGGCCTCATGGGTGCTGACCTCACCACTGGCGCAGGCACCAGTGCTG GAAATGGATATGGGAATCACCGCAACTCGCCCGGTCTGCTGGTCTCTCCTGGTGGCATGAACAAGAACATGCAGGCTAAGTCTCCCCCGCCCATGAACTTAGGCATGAACAACCGCAAACCTGACCTACGTGTGCTCATCCCCCCTGGCGTCAAGAACAACATGCCCTCCATC AACCAGAGAATAAACAACTCCCAGTCTGCTCAGTCATTGGCCACCCCAGTGGTATCAGTAGCAACTCCAACTCTACCAGGACAAGGCATGGGTGGTTACCCGTCTGCCATCTCTACTTCTTATG AGTATTCCCTGAATAGCGCAGACTTGTCCTCCCTGTCTGGCTTCAACAGCGGCAGCTCCCTTCACCTCGGCTCAATGAGCGGGTGGCAACAGCAACACCTTCAGAACATGCAGCATTCAGCCCTCGGCCAGCTAGG AAATTGCTCTAACTCTCACTTATGTCAGGGTTCAAATCTCTCCCTGCCCTCTGCTCAAAGCCTGCACATCAAGTCCGAACCTGTTTCTCCTCCTAGAGATCGCACCAGCAGCACGGGGTGCTACGGTGGGGTGCCACAACCCCAGAACCCCTCTTCCCGCCTGGACTCGGGACGCTCCCCTGTTGATAGCCTGAGCAGTTGTAGCAGCTCCCATGAGGGCAGCGACCGTGATGAGCACAGGAATGAGTTCCACTCCCCTCTGGGACTGACCCGGCCCTCCCTGGACGAGCGCGAGAGCCCCTCCATCAAACGGGTGCGCATGTCAGAAGGATGGGCCACATGA
- the mef2cb gene encoding myocyte enhancer factor 2cb isoform X1, with amino-acid sequence MGRKKIQITRIMDERNRQVTFTKRKFGLMKKAYELSVLCDCEIALIIFNSTNKLFQYASTDMDKVLLKYTEYNEPHESRTNSDIVETLRKKGLNGCDSPDPDADDSVGHSPESEDKYRKINEDIDLMISRQRLCALSKKENKGGESPELESTLILTPRTEEKYKQINEEFDHMIQTHKIPQAVPQSNYDMSVSIPISNQNNLIYSHPGGSLGNHNLLPLAHHGLQRNSMSPGVTHRPPSAGGLMGADLTTGAGTSAGNGYGNHRNSPGLLVSPGGMNKNMQAKSPPPMNLGMNNRKPDLRVLIPPGVKNNMPSINQRINNSQSAQSLATPVVSVATPTLPGQGMGGYPSAISTSYGTEYSLNSADLSSLSGFNSGSSLHLGSMSGWQQQHLQNMQHSALGQLGNCSNSHLCQGSNLSLPSAQSLHIKSEPVSPPRDRTSSTGCYGGVPQPQNPSSRLDSGRSPVDSLSSCSSSHEGSDRDEHRNEFHSPLGLTRPSLDERESPSIKRVRMSEGWAT; translated from the exons ATGGGGAGGAAAAAGATTCAGATCACGCGGATTATGGATGAACGCAACAGACAG GTGACATTTACAAAGCGAAAGTTTGGCCTGATGAAGAAGGCGTATGAGCTGAGTGTGCTGTGTGACTGTGAGATTGCCCTGATCATCTTCAATAGCACCAACAAGCTGTTCCAGTATGCCAGCACAGACATGGACAAGGTCCTGCTTAAATACACCGAGTACAACGAGCCCCATGAGAGCAGGACCAACTCCGATATTGTGGAG ACATTGAGAAAGAAGGGCCTAAACGGCTGTGACAGCCCAGACCCCGACGCAGACGACTCAGTCGGCCACAGCCCCGAGTCCGAGGACAAGTACAGGAAAATAAACGAGGAcattgatctgatgatcagcaGACAGAGACTTTGT GCATTAAGCAAGAAGGAGAACAAAGGCGGCGAAAGCCCGGAGCTCGAGTCTACTCTCATCCTCACCCCACGCACAGAGGAGAAATACAAACAGATTAATGAGGAGTTTGATCACATGATTCAAACTCATAAGATACCT cagGCCGTGCCCCAATCGAACTATGACATGTCTGTGTCCATTCCTATTAGCAACCAGAACAATCTCATTTACAGCCATCCTGGTGGTTCCCTTGGCAACCACAACCTGTTGCCACTTGCGCACCATGGCCTACAGAGAAACAGCATGTCCCCCGGAGTTACACACAGACCCCCCAGTGCAG GTGGCCTCATGGGTGCTGACCTCACCACTGGCGCAGGCACCAGTGCTG GAAATGGATATGGGAATCACCGCAACTCGCCCGGTCTGCTGGTCTCTCCTGGTGGCATGAACAAGAACATGCAGGCTAAGTCTCCCCCGCCCATGAACTTAGGCATGAACAACCGCAAACCTGACCTACGTGTGCTCATCCCCCCTGGCGTCAAGAACAACATGCCCTCCATC AACCAGAGAATAAACAACTCCCAGTCTGCTCAGTCATTGGCCACCCCAGTGGTATCAGTAGCAACTCCAACTCTACCAGGACAAGGCATGGGTGGTTACCCGTCTGCCATCTCTACTTCTTATGGTACCG AGTATTCCCTGAATAGCGCAGACTTGTCCTCCCTGTCTGGCTTCAACAGCGGCAGCTCCCTTCACCTCGGCTCAATGAGCGGGTGGCAACAGCAACACCTTCAGAACATGCAGCATTCAGCCCTCGGCCAGCTAGG AAATTGCTCTAACTCTCACTTATGTCAGGGTTCAAATCTCTCCCTGCCCTCTGCTCAAAGCCTGCACATCAAGTCCGAACCTGTTTCTCCTCCTAGAGATCGCACCAGCAGCACGGGGTGCTACGGTGGGGTGCCACAACCCCAGAACCCCTCTTCCCGCCTGGACTCGGGACGCTCCCCTGTTGATAGCCTGAGCAGTTGTAGCAGCTCCCATGAGGGCAGCGACCGTGATGAGCACAGGAATGAGTTCCACTCCCCTCTGGGACTGACCCGGCCCTCCCTGGACGAGCGCGAGAGCCCCTCCATCAAACGGGTGCGCATGTCAGAAGGATGGGCCACATGA
- the mef2cb gene encoding myocyte enhancer factor 2cb isoform X7 produces the protein MGRKKIQITRIMDERNRQVTFTKRKFGLMKKAYELSVLCDCEIALIIFNSTNKLFQYASTDMDKVLLKYTEYNEPHESRTNSDIVEALSKKENKGGESPELESTLILTPRTEEKYKQINEEFDHMIQTHKIPAVPQSNYDMSVSIPISNQNNLIYSHPGGSLGNHNLLPLAHHGLQRNSMSPGVTHRPPSAGGLMGADLTTGAGTSAGNGYGNHRNSPGLLVSPGGMNKNMQAKSPPPMNLGMNNRKPDLRVLIPPGVKNNMPSINQRINNSQSAQSLATPVVSVATPTLPGQGMGGYPSAISTSYGTEYSLNSADLSSLSGFNSGSSLHLGSMSGWQQQHLQNMQHSALGQLGNCSNSHLCQGSNLSLPSAQSLHIKSEPVSPPRDRTSSTGCYGGVPQPQNPSSRLDSGRSPVDSLSSCSSSHEGSDRDEHRNEFHSPLGLTRPSLDERESPSIKRVRMSEGWAT, from the exons ATGGGGAGGAAAAAGATTCAGATCACGCGGATTATGGATGAACGCAACAGACAG GTGACATTTACAAAGCGAAAGTTTGGCCTGATGAAGAAGGCGTATGAGCTGAGTGTGCTGTGTGACTGTGAGATTGCCCTGATCATCTTCAATAGCACCAACAAGCTGTTCCAGTATGCCAGCACAGACATGGACAAGGTCCTGCTTAAATACACCGAGTACAACGAGCCCCATGAGAGCAGGACCAACTCCGATATTGTGGAG GCATTAAGCAAGAAGGAGAACAAAGGCGGCGAAAGCCCGGAGCTCGAGTCTACTCTCATCCTCACCCCACGCACAGAGGAGAAATACAAACAGATTAATGAGGAGTTTGATCACATGATTCAAACTCATAAGATACCT GCCGTGCCCCAATCGAACTATGACATGTCTGTGTCCATTCCTATTAGCAACCAGAACAATCTCATTTACAGCCATCCTGGTGGTTCCCTTGGCAACCACAACCTGTTGCCACTTGCGCACCATGGCCTACAGAGAAACAGCATGTCCCCCGGAGTTACACACAGACCCCCCAGTGCAG GTGGCCTCATGGGTGCTGACCTCACCACTGGCGCAGGCACCAGTGCTG GAAATGGATATGGGAATCACCGCAACTCGCCCGGTCTGCTGGTCTCTCCTGGTGGCATGAACAAGAACATGCAGGCTAAGTCTCCCCCGCCCATGAACTTAGGCATGAACAACCGCAAACCTGACCTACGTGTGCTCATCCCCCCTGGCGTCAAGAACAACATGCCCTCCATC AACCAGAGAATAAACAACTCCCAGTCTGCTCAGTCATTGGCCACCCCAGTGGTATCAGTAGCAACTCCAACTCTACCAGGACAAGGCATGGGTGGTTACCCGTCTGCCATCTCTACTTCTTATGGTACCG AGTATTCCCTGAATAGCGCAGACTTGTCCTCCCTGTCTGGCTTCAACAGCGGCAGCTCCCTTCACCTCGGCTCAATGAGCGGGTGGCAACAGCAACACCTTCAGAACATGCAGCATTCAGCCCTCGGCCAGCTAGG AAATTGCTCTAACTCTCACTTATGTCAGGGTTCAAATCTCTCCCTGCCCTCTGCTCAAAGCCTGCACATCAAGTCCGAACCTGTTTCTCCTCCTAGAGATCGCACCAGCAGCACGGGGTGCTACGGTGGGGTGCCACAACCCCAGAACCCCTCTTCCCGCCTGGACTCGGGACGCTCCCCTGTTGATAGCCTGAGCAGTTGTAGCAGCTCCCATGAGGGCAGCGACCGTGATGAGCACAGGAATGAGTTCCACTCCCCTCTGGGACTGACCCGGCCCTCCCTGGACGAGCGCGAGAGCCCCTCCATCAAACGGGTGCGCATGTCAGAAGGATGGGCCACATGA
- the mef2cb gene encoding myocyte enhancer factor 2cb isoform X5, translating to MGRKKIQITRIMDERNRQVTFTKRKFGLMKKAYELSVLCDCEIALIIFNSTNKLFQYASTDMDKVLLKYTEYNEPHESRTNSDIVETLRKKGLNGCDSPDPDADDSVGHSPESEDKYRKINEDIDLMISRQRLCAVPQSNYDMSVSIPISNQNNLIYSHPGGSLGNHNLLPLAHHGLQRNSMSPGVTHRPPSAGGLMGADLTTGAGTSAGNGYGNHRNSPGLLVSPGGMNKNMQAKSPPPMNLGMNNRKPDLRVLIPPGVKNNMPSINQRINNSQSAQSLATPVVSVATPTLPGQGMGGYPSAISTSYGTEYSLNSADLSSLSGFNSGSSLHLGSMSGWQQQHLQNMQHSALGQLGNCSNSHLCQGSNLSLPSAQSLHIKSEPVSPPRDRTSSTGCYGGVPQPQNPSSRLDSGRSPVDSLSSCSSSHEGSDRDEHRNEFHSPLGLTRPSLDERESPSIKRVRMSEGWAT from the exons ATGGGGAGGAAAAAGATTCAGATCACGCGGATTATGGATGAACGCAACAGACAG GTGACATTTACAAAGCGAAAGTTTGGCCTGATGAAGAAGGCGTATGAGCTGAGTGTGCTGTGTGACTGTGAGATTGCCCTGATCATCTTCAATAGCACCAACAAGCTGTTCCAGTATGCCAGCACAGACATGGACAAGGTCCTGCTTAAATACACCGAGTACAACGAGCCCCATGAGAGCAGGACCAACTCCGATATTGTGGAG ACATTGAGAAAGAAGGGCCTAAACGGCTGTGACAGCCCAGACCCCGACGCAGACGACTCAGTCGGCCACAGCCCCGAGTCCGAGGACAAGTACAGGAAAATAAACGAGGAcattgatctgatgatcagcaGACAGAGACTTTGT GCCGTGCCCCAATCGAACTATGACATGTCTGTGTCCATTCCTATTAGCAACCAGAACAATCTCATTTACAGCCATCCTGGTGGTTCCCTTGGCAACCACAACCTGTTGCCACTTGCGCACCATGGCCTACAGAGAAACAGCATGTCCCCCGGAGTTACACACAGACCCCCCAGTGCAG GTGGCCTCATGGGTGCTGACCTCACCACTGGCGCAGGCACCAGTGCTG GAAATGGATATGGGAATCACCGCAACTCGCCCGGTCTGCTGGTCTCTCCTGGTGGCATGAACAAGAACATGCAGGCTAAGTCTCCCCCGCCCATGAACTTAGGCATGAACAACCGCAAACCTGACCTACGTGTGCTCATCCCCCCTGGCGTCAAGAACAACATGCCCTCCATC AACCAGAGAATAAACAACTCCCAGTCTGCTCAGTCATTGGCCACCCCAGTGGTATCAGTAGCAACTCCAACTCTACCAGGACAAGGCATGGGTGGTTACCCGTCTGCCATCTCTACTTCTTATGGTACCG AGTATTCCCTGAATAGCGCAGACTTGTCCTCCCTGTCTGGCTTCAACAGCGGCAGCTCCCTTCACCTCGGCTCAATGAGCGGGTGGCAACAGCAACACCTTCAGAACATGCAGCATTCAGCCCTCGGCCAGCTAGG AAATTGCTCTAACTCTCACTTATGTCAGGGTTCAAATCTCTCCCTGCCCTCTGCTCAAAGCCTGCACATCAAGTCCGAACCTGTTTCTCCTCCTAGAGATCGCACCAGCAGCACGGGGTGCTACGGTGGGGTGCCACAACCCCAGAACCCCTCTTCCCGCCTGGACTCGGGACGCTCCCCTGTTGATAGCCTGAGCAGTTGTAGCAGCTCCCATGAGGGCAGCGACCGTGATGAGCACAGGAATGAGTTCCACTCCCCTCTGGGACTGACCCGGCCCTCCCTGGACGAGCGCGAGAGCCCCTCCATCAAACGGGTGCGCATGTCAGAAGGATGGGCCACATGA
- the mef2cb gene encoding myocyte enhancer factor 2cb isoform X6, with protein sequence MGRKKIQITRIMDERNRQVTFTKRKFGLMKKAYELSVLCDCEIALIIFNSTNKLFQYASTDMDKVLLKYTEYNEPHESRTNSDIVEALSKKENKGGESPELESTLILTPRTEEKYKQINEEFDHMIQTHKIPQAVPQSNYDMSVSIPISNQNNLIYSHPGGSLGNHNLLPLAHHGLQRNSMSPGVTHRPPSAGGLMGADLTTGAGTSAGNGYGNHRNSPGLLVSPGGMNKNMQAKSPPPMNLGMNNRKPDLRVLIPPGVKNNMPSINQRINNSQSAQSLATPVVSVATPTLPGQGMGGYPSAISTSYGTEYSLNSADLSSLSGFNSGSSLHLGSMSGWQQQHLQNMQHSALGQLGNCSNSHLCQGSNLSLPSAQSLHIKSEPVSPPRDRTSSTGCYGGVPQPQNPSSRLDSGRSPVDSLSSCSSSHEGSDRDEHRNEFHSPLGLTRPSLDERESPSIKRVRMSEGWAT encoded by the exons ATGGGGAGGAAAAAGATTCAGATCACGCGGATTATGGATGAACGCAACAGACAG GTGACATTTACAAAGCGAAAGTTTGGCCTGATGAAGAAGGCGTATGAGCTGAGTGTGCTGTGTGACTGTGAGATTGCCCTGATCATCTTCAATAGCACCAACAAGCTGTTCCAGTATGCCAGCACAGACATGGACAAGGTCCTGCTTAAATACACCGAGTACAACGAGCCCCATGAGAGCAGGACCAACTCCGATATTGTGGAG GCATTAAGCAAGAAGGAGAACAAAGGCGGCGAAAGCCCGGAGCTCGAGTCTACTCTCATCCTCACCCCACGCACAGAGGAGAAATACAAACAGATTAATGAGGAGTTTGATCACATGATTCAAACTCATAAGATACCT cagGCCGTGCCCCAATCGAACTATGACATGTCTGTGTCCATTCCTATTAGCAACCAGAACAATCTCATTTACAGCCATCCTGGTGGTTCCCTTGGCAACCACAACCTGTTGCCACTTGCGCACCATGGCCTACAGAGAAACAGCATGTCCCCCGGAGTTACACACAGACCCCCCAGTGCAG GTGGCCTCATGGGTGCTGACCTCACCACTGGCGCAGGCACCAGTGCTG GAAATGGATATGGGAATCACCGCAACTCGCCCGGTCTGCTGGTCTCTCCTGGTGGCATGAACAAGAACATGCAGGCTAAGTCTCCCCCGCCCATGAACTTAGGCATGAACAACCGCAAACCTGACCTACGTGTGCTCATCCCCCCTGGCGTCAAGAACAACATGCCCTCCATC AACCAGAGAATAAACAACTCCCAGTCTGCTCAGTCATTGGCCACCCCAGTGGTATCAGTAGCAACTCCAACTCTACCAGGACAAGGCATGGGTGGTTACCCGTCTGCCATCTCTACTTCTTATGGTACCG AGTATTCCCTGAATAGCGCAGACTTGTCCTCCCTGTCTGGCTTCAACAGCGGCAGCTCCCTTCACCTCGGCTCAATGAGCGGGTGGCAACAGCAACACCTTCAGAACATGCAGCATTCAGCCCTCGGCCAGCTAGG AAATTGCTCTAACTCTCACTTATGTCAGGGTTCAAATCTCTCCCTGCCCTCTGCTCAAAGCCTGCACATCAAGTCCGAACCTGTTTCTCCTCCTAGAGATCGCACCAGCAGCACGGGGTGCTACGGTGGGGTGCCACAACCCCAGAACCCCTCTTCCCGCCTGGACTCGGGACGCTCCCCTGTTGATAGCCTGAGCAGTTGTAGCAGCTCCCATGAGGGCAGCGACCGTGATGAGCACAGGAATGAGTTCCACTCCCCTCTGGGACTGACCCGGCCCTCCCTGGACGAGCGCGAGAGCCCCTCCATCAAACGGGTGCGCATGTCAGAAGGATGGGCCACATGA
- the mef2cb gene encoding myocyte enhancer factor 2cb isoform X4 has translation MGRKKIQITRIMDERNRQVTFTKRKFGLMKKAYELSVLCDCEIALIIFNSTNKLFQYASTDMDKVLLKYTEYNEPHESRTNSDIVETLRKKGLNGCDSPDPDADDSVGHSPESEDKYRKINEDIDLMISRQRLCQAVPQSNYDMSVSIPISNQNNLIYSHPGGSLGNHNLLPLAHHGLQRNSMSPGVTHRPPSAGGLMGADLTTGAGTSAGNGYGNHRNSPGLLVSPGGMNKNMQAKSPPPMNLGMNNRKPDLRVLIPPGVKNNMPSINQRINNSQSAQSLATPVVSVATPTLPGQGMGGYPSAISTSYGTEYSLNSADLSSLSGFNSGSSLHLGSMSGWQQQHLQNMQHSALGQLGNCSNSHLCQGSNLSLPSAQSLHIKSEPVSPPRDRTSSTGCYGGVPQPQNPSSRLDSGRSPVDSLSSCSSSHEGSDRDEHRNEFHSPLGLTRPSLDERESPSIKRVRMSEGWAT, from the exons ATGGGGAGGAAAAAGATTCAGATCACGCGGATTATGGATGAACGCAACAGACAG GTGACATTTACAAAGCGAAAGTTTGGCCTGATGAAGAAGGCGTATGAGCTGAGTGTGCTGTGTGACTGTGAGATTGCCCTGATCATCTTCAATAGCACCAACAAGCTGTTCCAGTATGCCAGCACAGACATGGACAAGGTCCTGCTTAAATACACCGAGTACAACGAGCCCCATGAGAGCAGGACCAACTCCGATATTGTGGAG ACATTGAGAAAGAAGGGCCTAAACGGCTGTGACAGCCCAGACCCCGACGCAGACGACTCAGTCGGCCACAGCCCCGAGTCCGAGGACAAGTACAGGAAAATAAACGAGGAcattgatctgatgatcagcaGACAGAGACTTTGT cagGCCGTGCCCCAATCGAACTATGACATGTCTGTGTCCATTCCTATTAGCAACCAGAACAATCTCATTTACAGCCATCCTGGTGGTTCCCTTGGCAACCACAACCTGTTGCCACTTGCGCACCATGGCCTACAGAGAAACAGCATGTCCCCCGGAGTTACACACAGACCCCCCAGTGCAG GTGGCCTCATGGGTGCTGACCTCACCACTGGCGCAGGCACCAGTGCTG GAAATGGATATGGGAATCACCGCAACTCGCCCGGTCTGCTGGTCTCTCCTGGTGGCATGAACAAGAACATGCAGGCTAAGTCTCCCCCGCCCATGAACTTAGGCATGAACAACCGCAAACCTGACCTACGTGTGCTCATCCCCCCTGGCGTCAAGAACAACATGCCCTCCATC AACCAGAGAATAAACAACTCCCAGTCTGCTCAGTCATTGGCCACCCCAGTGGTATCAGTAGCAACTCCAACTCTACCAGGACAAGGCATGGGTGGTTACCCGTCTGCCATCTCTACTTCTTATGGTACCG AGTATTCCCTGAATAGCGCAGACTTGTCCTCCCTGTCTGGCTTCAACAGCGGCAGCTCCCTTCACCTCGGCTCAATGAGCGGGTGGCAACAGCAACACCTTCAGAACATGCAGCATTCAGCCCTCGGCCAGCTAGG AAATTGCTCTAACTCTCACTTATGTCAGGGTTCAAATCTCTCCCTGCCCTCTGCTCAAAGCCTGCACATCAAGTCCGAACCTGTTTCTCCTCCTAGAGATCGCACCAGCAGCACGGGGTGCTACGGTGGGGTGCCACAACCCCAGAACCCCTCTTCCCGCCTGGACTCGGGACGCTCCCCTGTTGATAGCCTGAGCAGTTGTAGCAGCTCCCATGAGGGCAGCGACCGTGATGAGCACAGGAATGAGTTCCACTCCCCTCTGGGACTGACCCGGCCCTCCCTGGACGAGCGCGAGAGCCCCTCCATCAAACGGGTGCGCATGTCAGAAGGATGGGCCACATGA
- the mef2cb gene encoding myocyte enhancer factor 2cb isoform X2: protein MGRKKIQITRIMDERNRQVTFTKRKFGLMKKAYELSVLCDCEIALIIFNSTNKLFQYASTDMDKVLLKYTEYNEPHESRTNSDIVETLRKKGLNGCDSPDPDADDSVGHSPESEDKYRKINEDIDLMISRQRLCALSKKENKGGESPELESTLILTPRTEEKYKQINEEFDHMIQTHKIPAVPQSNYDMSVSIPISNQNNLIYSHPGGSLGNHNLLPLAHHGLQRNSMSPGVTHRPPSAGGLMGADLTTGAGTSAGNGYGNHRNSPGLLVSPGGMNKNMQAKSPPPMNLGMNNRKPDLRVLIPPGVKNNMPSINQRINNSQSAQSLATPVVSVATPTLPGQGMGGYPSAISTSYGTEYSLNSADLSSLSGFNSGSSLHLGSMSGWQQQHLQNMQHSALGQLGNCSNSHLCQGSNLSLPSAQSLHIKSEPVSPPRDRTSSTGCYGGVPQPQNPSSRLDSGRSPVDSLSSCSSSHEGSDRDEHRNEFHSPLGLTRPSLDERESPSIKRVRMSEGWAT, encoded by the exons ATGGGGAGGAAAAAGATTCAGATCACGCGGATTATGGATGAACGCAACAGACAG GTGACATTTACAAAGCGAAAGTTTGGCCTGATGAAGAAGGCGTATGAGCTGAGTGTGCTGTGTGACTGTGAGATTGCCCTGATCATCTTCAATAGCACCAACAAGCTGTTCCAGTATGCCAGCACAGACATGGACAAGGTCCTGCTTAAATACACCGAGTACAACGAGCCCCATGAGAGCAGGACCAACTCCGATATTGTGGAG ACATTGAGAAAGAAGGGCCTAAACGGCTGTGACAGCCCAGACCCCGACGCAGACGACTCAGTCGGCCACAGCCCCGAGTCCGAGGACAAGTACAGGAAAATAAACGAGGAcattgatctgatgatcagcaGACAGAGACTTTGT GCATTAAGCAAGAAGGAGAACAAAGGCGGCGAAAGCCCGGAGCTCGAGTCTACTCTCATCCTCACCCCACGCACAGAGGAGAAATACAAACAGATTAATGAGGAGTTTGATCACATGATTCAAACTCATAAGATACCT GCCGTGCCCCAATCGAACTATGACATGTCTGTGTCCATTCCTATTAGCAACCAGAACAATCTCATTTACAGCCATCCTGGTGGTTCCCTTGGCAACCACAACCTGTTGCCACTTGCGCACCATGGCCTACAGAGAAACAGCATGTCCCCCGGAGTTACACACAGACCCCCCAGTGCAG GTGGCCTCATGGGTGCTGACCTCACCACTGGCGCAGGCACCAGTGCTG GAAATGGATATGGGAATCACCGCAACTCGCCCGGTCTGCTGGTCTCTCCTGGTGGCATGAACAAGAACATGCAGGCTAAGTCTCCCCCGCCCATGAACTTAGGCATGAACAACCGCAAACCTGACCTACGTGTGCTCATCCCCCCTGGCGTCAAGAACAACATGCCCTCCATC AACCAGAGAATAAACAACTCCCAGTCTGCTCAGTCATTGGCCACCCCAGTGGTATCAGTAGCAACTCCAACTCTACCAGGACAAGGCATGGGTGGTTACCCGTCTGCCATCTCTACTTCTTATGGTACCG AGTATTCCCTGAATAGCGCAGACTTGTCCTCCCTGTCTGGCTTCAACAGCGGCAGCTCCCTTCACCTCGGCTCAATGAGCGGGTGGCAACAGCAACACCTTCAGAACATGCAGCATTCAGCCCTCGGCCAGCTAGG AAATTGCTCTAACTCTCACTTATGTCAGGGTTCAAATCTCTCCCTGCCCTCTGCTCAAAGCCTGCACATCAAGTCCGAACCTGTTTCTCCTCCTAGAGATCGCACCAGCAGCACGGGGTGCTACGGTGGGGTGCCACAACCCCAGAACCCCTCTTCCCGCCTGGACTCGGGACGCTCCCCTGTTGATAGCCTGAGCAGTTGTAGCAGCTCCCATGAGGGCAGCGACCGTGATGAGCACAGGAATGAGTTCCACTCCCCTCTGGGACTGACCCGGCCCTCCCTGGACGAGCGCGAGAGCCCCTCCATCAAACGGGTGCGCATGTCAGAAGGATGGGCCACATGA